In a single window of the Leptospira sanjuanensis genome:
- the tsaE gene encoding tRNA (adenosine(37)-N6)-threonylcarbamoyltransferase complex ATPase subunit type 1 TsaE translates to MGAGKTTFTSKLVKKISPNANVNSPTYTLVNEYPIPIRLSEEFSLLKSDRVVTEKSPSEESRRDGSATEEISKFYHFDLHRLKSPAELEDLGFEEIWKRPGVSIVEWWQIAKEELESFPLKFEAEFKTVSEEERNITFKSYDIEKFPSLKNLWKTSKGNPV, encoded by the coding sequence ATGGGCGCGGGTAAGACAACGTTCACTTCCAAATTGGTAAAGAAGATTTCTCCGAACGCAAACGTAAATTCTCCAACGTACACTCTTGTGAACGAGTATCCGATTCCGATTCGTTTAAGCGAAGAATTCTCTCTTTTAAAATCGGATCGGGTTGTTACGGAAAAATCGCCCTCCGAAGAAAGTCGGAGGGACGGATCGGCCACGGAAGAAATATCGAAATTTTATCACTTCGATCTGCATCGTTTGAAATCCCCCGCGGAACTGGAAGACCTCGGATTTGAGGAAATCTGGAAACGGCCCGGGGTTTCCATCGTAGAATGGTGGCAAATCGCAAAAGAAGAATTGGAATCGTTTCCGTTGAAATTCGAAGCGGAATTCAAAACCGTTTCCGAAGAGGAAAGAAATATTACATTCAAAAGTTATGATATAGAAAAATTTCCAAGTCTGAAAAATCTTTGGAAAACATCGAAAGGGAATCCTGTATGA
- a CDS encoding ribonuclease R family protein: MNKKKKQTNQKRTTQPQTKKKTFSKSDRTKRERPTGRTEGFRENEIGKKILKYLQSRAGSVIQFKDLSAKLLREENQNFYGKKREKWQFQEREREISETLQILETEGLIELEKKNILVNPNQKLRGTISISKRGDGFVKLPSGMEVFVPGQYAQSAIQGDLVEIHPYGIGKKGRLEGEVTEILRRGRDLYRMIVTEKDPKFIFGKLLDIDGEEKEGYLLRKTILIDLQDEIKSGDVLVVRLKEDTEHERNLYEVQFLRFESDTKEDLDLMRMLMKYNYSILYPENITLDLPEEVEENTVDDWGSRVDLRNLKCITIDGEYSKDFDDAISFVEEKNRIRFYVHIADVSHYVRPGTDLDEEAYNRATSVYLGSRVVPMLPPELSENLCSLVAGKNRLAFTVEMEADWKGKITHAKYYKSIIKVAERYTYNRAESEILAGDPKNWIFRMNEFAKVLRAKRVENGRVDLNLKENKVVTDSEHNVVEIAVQDRLQAHILIEEFMLSANIKVAEYIRKKKHPTLYRVHEPMNEEKLESLNAFLQLNGIKTLLKDSSYEAIRVVLKELEGKPAERLFNMFLLRTFMQAYYSGEHLGHWGLGFEDYCHFTSPIRRYPDLVCHRVLQQILLSKKPVYTPEEMVTSGLHCSHQERKATDAERDYYKLKACRYLEKTGIKEFSATITGCKPFLIFVDLENPMVDACLLSSEFTDEGEVRLETDFSFYSKKFTKIYTLGDKIEVELDRIDYEEIKIFVKMKKFQKKV; this comes from the coding sequence ATGAATAAAAAGAAAAAACAAACAAATCAAAAGAGGACGACCCAACCTCAAACCAAAAAGAAAACCTTCAGTAAATCCGATCGAACCAAACGAGAAAGACCTACGGGAAGAACCGAAGGATTTAGAGAAAACGAAATCGGAAAGAAAATTCTTAAGTATCTTCAATCCAGAGCGGGATCGGTGATCCAATTTAAGGATCTCAGCGCGAAACTTCTCCGCGAAGAAAATCAAAATTTTTACGGTAAAAAAAGGGAGAAGTGGCAGTTTCAGGAACGGGAACGGGAAATTTCCGAAACGCTTCAGATTCTCGAAACCGAAGGGCTGATCGAATTAGAAAAAAAGAATATACTCGTGAATCCGAATCAAAAGTTGCGGGGAACGATTTCCATCAGCAAACGGGGGGACGGTTTCGTAAAACTTCCTTCCGGGATGGAAGTTTTCGTGCCGGGTCAATACGCACAATCCGCGATTCAAGGCGATCTCGTTGAAATTCACCCGTACGGAATCGGAAAAAAAGGAAGACTCGAAGGAGAAGTCACCGAGATTCTTCGGAGGGGACGCGATCTGTATCGAATGATCGTCACTGAAAAGGACCCGAAATTTATCTTCGGAAAACTTTTGGATATAGACGGAGAGGAAAAGGAAGGTTATCTGCTCCGCAAAACCATTCTTATCGATCTGCAGGATGAGATCAAATCCGGCGACGTTTTAGTCGTGCGGCTGAAAGAAGATACGGAGCATGAAAGAAATCTCTACGAGGTTCAGTTCCTGCGATTCGAATCCGACACGAAAGAAGATTTGGATCTGATGCGAATGCTGATGAAATACAATTACAGCATTTTGTATCCCGAGAATATAACCTTGGATCTTCCCGAAGAAGTCGAGGAAAACACCGTGGACGATTGGGGTTCCAGAGTGGATCTGCGTAATCTGAAATGTATCACCATCGACGGCGAATATTCAAAGGACTTCGACGATGCGATCAGCTTCGTGGAAGAGAAGAATCGAATTCGATTCTACGTTCATATCGCCGATGTTTCGCACTATGTCCGTCCCGGAACCGACTTGGACGAAGAAGCATACAATCGAGCGACTTCCGTTTATCTCGGAAGCCGGGTCGTTCCGATGTTGCCTCCCGAGTTGTCCGAAAATCTTTGTTCTCTCGTTGCGGGAAAGAATCGTCTGGCCTTTACGGTGGAAATGGAAGCCGATTGGAAAGGAAAGATCACCCACGCGAAGTATTATAAAAGCATAATTAAGGTGGCGGAACGATATACGTACAATCGGGCCGAATCCGAAATTCTTGCGGGCGATCCTAAGAACTGGATCTTCCGTATGAACGAATTCGCAAAGGTTCTTCGTGCAAAACGAGTCGAAAACGGCCGAGTCGATCTGAATCTAAAAGAAAACAAGGTCGTCACGGATTCCGAACACAACGTCGTCGAGATCGCCGTTCAGGACCGTTTGCAGGCGCATATTCTCATCGAAGAATTTATGCTCTCAGCGAACATCAAGGTCGCCGAATACATCCGAAAGAAAAAGCACCCGACCTTGTATCGCGTTCACGAACCGATGAACGAAGAAAAACTCGAATCGCTGAACGCCTTTTTACAGTTGAACGGGATCAAAACATTACTCAAGGATTCAAGTTACGAGGCGATCCGAGTCGTCTTGAAAGAATTGGAAGGAAAGCCGGCGGAAAGATTGTTCAACATGTTTTTGTTGAGAACTTTTATGCAGGCTTATTATTCGGGAGAACATCTCGGACATTGGGGTCTTGGATTTGAAGACTACTGTCACTTTACTTCCCCGATTCGAAGATATCCCGATCTTGTTTGTCACAGAGTTTTACAACAGATTCTTCTGAGCAAAAAACCGGTTTATACCCCAGAGGAGATGGTGACCTCCGGTCTACATTGTTCTCATCAAGAACGGAAAGCTACCGATGCGGAAAGAGATTATTACAAACTCAAGGCTTGTCGTTATCTCGAAAAAACCGGCATCAAAGAATTCTCCGCAACGATCACGGGATGCAAACCCTTCCTTATCTTTGTGGATCTGGAAAATCCGATGGTGGACGCATGTCTTCTTTCTTCCGAATTTACGGATGAAGGCGAGGTTCGGTTGGAAACCGATTTCTCTTTTTATTCGAAGAAGTTTACGAAAATTTACACGCTCGGCGATAAAATCGAAGTCGAACTCGATCGAATTGATTACGAGGAGATCAAGATCTTCGTGAAAATGAAAAAATTCCAGAAGAAAGTATAG
- a CDS encoding beta-galactosidase — protein MIFGADYYPEQWTKKDWEEDISIMKEMGLSSVRLAEFAWAMMEPKEGKYDFSFFDHILKLIQKNGMTAILGTPTATFPPWLAKKFPDIIQERDGIPRTIGTRRQACFSSPNYRKAVVKIVTAMAKHFGNHPAVIGWQIDNEIGHEGSDIDHSQTSLKAFRLWLKNKYKTIQRLNETWGNVFWGVIYNSFDEIPIPGPHVASNFHPSMIQDFYRFHSDTIIDFVKLQAQILRKFSVGRPLTTNLYPSPFLPIIDMAELATYLDYISWDNYPTWGEQEEPFPHPFISAMQQYNRGLKNLPFTVMEQISGFQGHDLLGYLPAPGQTKLWMKHSIVHGSNAIYFFRYRTARYGQEQLCYGILDHDKEKTERYYELQKGIQEIEEFAEDFTEELFPAQVAVVHDIENARNWKQQPISTGLKFSPVPWSQVGYDIEMATWFSGMNVLNVNAHFRPASKIDFKDYKVIVLPMYTMVTDTVFHKLEEFVREGGTLILGFRTGAKDLNGWMYDSQIPGPFAEMAGVKVRKFEAVGNQKVKFRFRFFPGTCSKICEILEPTTAEVWARYTDPKKFYKGAPVITANSYHKGRVIYAGSSLEPLSFVLLYRRILKEAKIPFTFYGPNVEKVFRKGRKQDYEIFINHSGRKSLAGLKLLNPYEVRILPKKK, from the coding sequence ATGATATTCGGAGCCGATTATTACCCGGAACAATGGACCAAAAAAGATTGGGAAGAAGACATTTCCATCATGAAAGAAATGGGTTTGAGTTCCGTTCGACTTGCGGAATTCGCTTGGGCGATGATGGAACCCAAAGAAGGGAAATACGATTTTTCTTTCTTCGATCATATTCTTAAGTTGATCCAAAAGAACGGTATGACGGCGATTTTAGGAACGCCGACAGCGACGTTTCCTCCTTGGCTTGCTAAAAAATTTCCTGACATAATCCAAGAACGAGACGGAATTCCAAGGACGATCGGAACCAGAAGACAGGCTTGTTTTTCTTCTCCGAATTATAGAAAGGCCGTTGTGAAGATCGTTACAGCGATGGCGAAACATTTCGGAAATCATCCCGCGGTGATCGGTTGGCAGATCGACAATGAGATCGGTCACGAAGGATCGGACATCGATCATTCTCAAACTTCGTTGAAGGCGTTTCGCCTTTGGCTGAAGAACAAATACAAAACGATTCAAAGGTTAAACGAAACTTGGGGAAACGTTTTCTGGGGGGTAATTTATAATTCCTTCGATGAGATCCCGATACCGGGACCGCACGTCGCGAGCAACTTTCATCCTTCGATGATCCAAGACTTTTATCGTTTTCATTCGGACACGATCATCGACTTCGTAAAACTGCAAGCCCAGATTCTGCGTAAGTTTTCCGTGGGAAGACCATTGACGACGAACTTATATCCTTCTCCTTTTTTACCGATCATCGATATGGCGGAACTTGCAACGTATTTGGATTATATTTCCTGGGATAACTATCCGACCTGGGGAGAACAAGAAGAACCGTTCCCTCATCCGTTCATTTCCGCGATGCAGCAATACAATCGCGGCCTGAAGAATCTTCCGTTTACCGTGATGGAACAAATTTCCGGATTTCAAGGACATGACCTTCTCGGCTATCTTCCAGCGCCGGGACAAACAAAACTTTGGATGAAACATTCCATCGTTCACGGATCGAACGCGATTTATTTTTTCAGATACAGAACCGCCCGTTACGGACAGGAACAACTTTGTTACGGGATTTTGGATCACGATAAGGAAAAGACCGAACGTTATTACGAACTTCAAAAGGGAATTCAAGAGATAGAAGAATTCGCGGAAGACTTTACGGAAGAATTGTTTCCGGCACAAGTCGCCGTCGTTCACGACATAGAGAACGCGCGCAACTGGAAGCAGCAGCCGATTTCGACGGGTTTAAAATTTTCACCGGTTCCTTGGTCGCAGGTAGGATACGATATCGAAATGGCGACTTGGTTTTCGGGGATGAACGTTCTCAACGTAAACGCTCACTTTCGTCCCGCTTCCAAAATCGATTTCAAAGATTATAAAGTCATTGTGCTTCCTATGTATACGATGGTTACGGATACGGTTTTTCATAAATTGGAGGAATTCGTCCGTGAAGGCGGAACCTTGATTTTAGGATTTCGAACCGGAGCCAAGGATTTAAACGGATGGATGTATGATTCTCAAATTCCCGGTCCGTTTGCCGAAATGGCCGGAGTTAAGGTCCGTAAGTTCGAAGCGGTCGGAAACCAAAAGGTCAAATTCCGATTCCGCTTTTTTCCGGGAACTTGTTCCAAGATCTGCGAAATTTTAGAACCGACTACCGCGGAAGTCTGGGCTCGTTACACCGATCCCAAAAAATTCTACAAGGGCGCACCCGTAATTACCGCGAATTCTTATCATAAGGGAAGGGTAATTTACGCGGGTTCTTCTTTGGAGCCTTTGAGTTTCGTGCTTCTATATCGTCGTATTCTGAAGGAAGCGAAGATTCCTTTTACATTTTACGGCCCGAACGTGGAAAAAGTTTTCCGAAAAGGTAGAAAACAAGATTACGAAATTTTTATCAATCATTCCGGTAGAAAAAGTTTAGCCGGTTTAAAACTTTTAAATCCGTATGAAGTCCGAATTCTTCCTAAAAAGAAATAA
- the tsaB gene encoding tRNA (adenosine(37)-N6)-threonylcarbamoyltransferase complex dimerization subunit type 1 TsaB gives MKKILFFDATNQWILVESFLLDPEGNLTPVSSYAGIHPRESSKLLIQELRNVLKNSNWKSPDLIVSALGPGSFTGLRIAVATARNLAQLWKIPAIGFDSLNVYASFYHEEAGDPVIVGIEAKQKKIYFGMEDTRGFFGSIDVKPDDILDKIPEDRLQAFLTSQKYSDHPEFFAGNPILENLPSASAILNRNLDLLQEAIAFPDRFPYWKLVPNYVRGTYVDDKSTA, from the coding sequence ATGAAAAAAATTCTTTTTTTCGATGCGACAAACCAATGGATCCTTGTGGAATCGTTTCTCCTTGATCCGGAAGGAAACCTGACTCCGGTTTCTTCATACGCCGGAATTCATCCTCGAGAATCCTCCAAACTTTTGATCCAAGAATTACGAAATGTTCTAAAGAACTCGAATTGGAAATCCCCCGATTTGATCGTTAGCGCACTGGGGCCGGGTTCATTTACAGGGCTTAGAATCGCGGTCGCAACGGCACGCAATCTTGCGCAGCTTTGGAAAATTCCCGCAATCGGATTCGACAGTTTAAACGTTTACGCTTCGTTCTATCACGAAGAAGCGGGTGATCCGGTAATCGTGGGAATCGAGGCGAAACAGAAAAAAATTTATTTCGGAATGGAAGATACGAGAGGATTTTTCGGTTCCATAGACGTCAAGCCGGACGATATACTGGATAAAATACCGGAAGATCGATTGCAGGCGTTTCTAACGTCGCAGAAATATTCGGATCATCCCGAATTTTTCGCGGGAAATCCCATCTTAGAAAATCTTCCGTCCGCATCCGCGATTCTAAATCGCAACTTGGACCTGCTTCAAGAAGCGATCGCATTTCCGGATCGGTTTCCTTATTGGAAACTCGTTCCGAATTACGTACGCGGAACTTACGTCGACGACAAGTCGACAGCTTAG
- a CDS encoding Hsp33 family molecular chaperone HslO: MQNQDSLIYGILPDTHFRYSAAEISYSVTAASNLHNLDDANTELLARTMMGAFFLADQVKEDTKVSLQIQFNEDSPTHSVLAYSDRKGRMKAVLRERPEEDVEPNKAMEEYSGVLKVFRWKNGACIYQSVVPYLNKSFEENFQNYLNSSEQITCFITLSIKKNGFHWDVRGILLQSLPEAKEEHIQKIASLSDQINRNSAEFLGKDVYNCLNKIGEVTRSAVQILEEGQPEFRCDCSENKIKELIQTLGKEEAMQIVEEVGMIEVTCEFCTSVYRFEKEKVSELF; the protein is encoded by the coding sequence ATGCAGAACCAGGATTCATTGATATACGGAATTTTACCGGATACGCATTTCCGATATTCCGCGGCCGAAATTTCATATTCCGTAACGGCCGCCTCCAATTTACACAACTTGGACGACGCCAACACGGAACTTTTAGCGAGAACGATGATGGGTGCGTTTTTTTTGGCGGATCAAGTCAAAGAAGATACGAAGGTAAGTTTACAGATTCAGTTCAACGAGGATTCTCCGACTCACTCTGTTCTCGCTTACAGCGATCGTAAAGGGAGAATGAAGGCGGTTCTCCGCGAAAGACCGGAAGAAGACGTGGAACCGAACAAAGCGATGGAAGAATATTCCGGAGTTCTCAAAGTCTTCCGGTGGAAAAACGGAGCTTGTATCTATCAATCCGTCGTTCCGTATCTCAATAAAAGTTTTGAGGAGAATTTTCAGAACTATCTGAACAGTTCCGAGCAGATCACGTGTTTTATCACTCTTTCTATCAAAAAGAACGGATTTCACTGGGACGTAAGAGGAATTCTTCTGCAATCGTTGCCGGAAGCAAAAGAAGAACACATTCAAAAAATTGCAAGTCTTTCAGACCAAATCAATCGAAACTCTGCGGAGTTCCTGGGAAAGGACGTTTATAATTGTTTGAATAAAATCGGAGAGGTTACCCGTTCCGCGGTTCAAATCTTAGAGGAAGGTCAGCCTGAATTCCGCTGCGACTGTTCCGAAAATAAAATAAAAGAACTGATTCAAACGTTGGGAAAAGAAGAAGCGATGCAGATCGTGGAAGAAGTCGGGATGATCGAAGTTACCTGCGAATTCTGCACTTCCGTATATCGTTTCGAAAAAGAAAAGGTAAGTGAATTGTTTTGA